The following are encoded in a window of Homalodisca vitripennis isolate AUS2020 unplaced genomic scaffold, UT_GWSS_2.1 ScUCBcl_10328;HRSCAF=19158, whole genome shotgun sequence genomic DNA:
- the LOC124374824 gene encoding UPF0329 protein ECU05_1680/ECU11_0050-like: MVRSSKLSAKEKYERQKALTKERQRRYRERMSEEKKEEKRKYDRDRLARLKAENKIKKISDMTPREQRKMRKYWKERNLVRSLKKKSLKEVTDTPPASPLQDVREESEQKEEGAKKSEETKQRPIEL; this comes from the coding sequence ATGGTACGTTCCTCAAAGCTATCAGCAAAGGAAAAGTATGAGAGACAGAAAGCATTGACAAAGGAACGTCAGCGAAGGTATAGAGAACGAATGAgtgaagaaaagaaagaagaaaagaggaAGTATGACAGAGATCGTCTTGCTCGATTgaaagcagaaaataaaataaagaaaatatcagACATGACTCCTAGAGAACAAAGAAAAATGCGAAAGTATTGGAAAGAAAGAAATCTTGTTAGAAGCCTGAAAAAGAAATCACTGAAAGAAGTTACAGATACTCCCCCAGCTTCTCCTTTACAGGACGTGAGAGAGGAATCTGAACAAAAAGAAGAGGGCGCAAAAAAATCCGAAGAGACAAAGCAAAGGCCTATAGAACTATAG